DNA sequence from the Streptomyces sp. NBC_01497 genome:
CGAGCGTTCCGTCCATCGCCTCCGTGAGCCCCCGGGACAGGGCGAGGCCGAGCCCGACGCCCGTGCGGTTGTCCGTGTCGCCGAGTCGCTGGAACGCCTCGAAGGCCCGTTCGCGGTCCTCGGCGGGCAGGCCTGGGCCCCGGTCGATCACCCGGAGCTCGACCCGGCCGACGTGGGTGCTCGCGTTGAGTACGACCGTGGCGCCGCGCGGGGTGAACCGCGCCGCGTTCCCGACGAGGTTCGCGACGACCCGCTCCAGCAGCGGCGGGTCGGCGATGACGGGGGGTGCGTCTTCGAGGCCGCGCGTCTCGACGCGGGGCGATCCCGTCGGCAGCGAGTCCAGCGCCGGTGCCACGACCTCCTCGAACAGGGTGGCCCGCAGGTGCGGCACGAGCGCGCCGGCCTGCAGGCGGCTCATGTCGAGGAGGTTCTCCACGAGCCTGCTGAGTTTCGCCATCGACTCGTCGGCGGTGGCGAGCAGTTCCTCCCGGTCCTCGGCGGAGAAGTCGACGTCGCGGCTGCGCAGGGAGCTGACGGCCGCCCAGCCGCCGGCGAGCGGGGTGCGCAGGTCGTGGCTGACGGCAGTGAGCAGCGCGGTGCGCATCCGGTCGGCGGCCCGTACCGGCTCGACCTCGGCGGCGGCCTCGGCGAGCCGGGCGCGCTCGATCGCGGCGGCGACATGCGCGGCGAAGGCAGCGAGCACGCGGCTCTCGGTGGCGGGCAGGGTGCGTCCACGCAGCACCAGGTAGCGGTCGTCCCCGACCGGGACGCGCACCGCGGTGCCGTCGTCGTCGGGTCCCTTGACGAGAGCGGCGCTCTCCATGCCGAACGTCTCCCTGGCGCGCTCCAGCAGGTCGGGCACGGCCTGGTCGCCGCGGACGATGTCACCGGCGAGCGACGAGAGGGTCTCCGCCTCGGCGGTGGCTCTGGCGGCCCTGCGGGTCAGGCGCAGGGACCGGTCGACGACGGCGGCCACGGTCCAGGCGACGACCACGAACACGGCGAGCGCCAGGATGTTGTTCGTACTCATCACGGTGAACCGGCCACGGGGCACGATGAAGAAGTAGTTGAGCAGCAGCGACGCGGTCACCGAGGCGACGACGGCGGAGGCCACGCCGCCCACGCACGCCACCGCCACCACCGTCAGCAGGAACAGCAGCGCCTCGCTCGTGAGGTTGAGCCTGCCGCCGGTGTGGGCGAGCAGGAACGTCAGCCCCACCGGCAGGACGAGCCCCGCGACGGGTCCCGCGACCAGCCGCCCCGTGGGCAGGGTGCGCCGCCGTGAGGGCAGCAGCCGTCCACCGCCCGCCCGTTCGTGGGCGACGATGTGGACGTCGATGTGCCCGGACATGGCGGCGATGGTCTCGCCGATGCCCTTGCCGGTCAGGAAGCGTTCGAGCCGGCCGCGCCTGCTGGTCCCGAGGACGAGCTGGGTGGCGTTCTGGGCGTGTGCGAACTCGGCGAGCGCGCAGGGCACGTCGTCGCCGACGAGCGTGTGGGAGCTGCCGCCCAGGCTCTCCACCAGGTGCCGCTGCTCGGCGAGCGCCACCGCCGAGGTGCCGCCGCTCAGCCCGTCGCTGCGGGCCACGTGCGCGGCCAGCAGGTCGCCGCCCGCGCTCCTGGCCGCGATCCTGGCCGCGCGGCGGATGAGCGTCGCGCCCTCGGGGCCGCCGGTGAGGGCGACGACGACCCGCTCCCTGGTCTCCCAGACACCCCCTATGCCGTGTTCGGTCCGGTAGCGCTGGAGGGCTTCGTCGACCCGGTCGGCGGTCCACATCATGGCGAGTTCGCGCAGGGCGGTCAGGTTGCCGACGCGGAAGTAGTCGGCGAGGGCCGCGTTGATGTTCTCCGGCCCGTAGACGTCTCCGTGGGCGAGCCTGCGCCGCAGCGCCTCGGGCGGCATGTCGACGAGTTCGATCTGCTGGGCCCTGCGGACCACCTCGTCGGGGACGGTCTCGCGCTGCGGCACCTTGGTGATCTTCTCGACCACGTCGTTGAGGGACTCCAGGTGCTGGATGTTGACCGTCGTGACGACGTCGATGCCGGCCGCGAGGAGTTCCCCCACGTCCTGCCAGCGCTTGGTGTTGCGGCCGCCGGGGACGTTGGTGTGGGCGAGTTCGTCCACGAGGGCGACACCCGGAGAGCGGGCGAGGACCGCGTCGAGGTCCATCTCCTGGTGCGCGCCGCCCCCGTAGGAGCGTGGTGCGCGCGGCAGCACCTCAAGACCGGCAAGCCGCTCCTCGGTACGGGGGCGGCGGTGGCACTCGGCGAGTGCGACGACGACGTCGGTGCCGCGGGCCTGCCTCCGCCTGCCCTCGTCCAGCATCCGGTACGTCTTGCCGACGCCGGGCGCGGCTCCGAGGAAGACCTTCAGCCGCCCCGCCCGCGCGCTCTCAGCGTTCACCCGTCACTCCGTTCCCGGCCGAAGGCCGACAGGTGACCCCGGCACCGCGTGTCCGACCGTAGATCGTGGCGGGCGGCGGGGCGTGGACCGCGCCGCTACCGTTACGCCGCCTTGACGCCGAGCGGCCCGCGGGGCCCGGGGAACGGCTCCGCGGACGAGGCCGGGCGCCGGGCGCACGCCCTGCGGTCGTACGATCCCCGATGCGCCCGGACCGGGCCGATCCGAGAACGGAGTCCCCGATGCACGACCGCCTCGCCCGTGACCTGGACCGGCTGCCCGACCTGCTGGAAGCCGTGGCCGAGCAGGCCTGGGGCCTGCTCGGCGACGTGGCGGCACGGCCCGTGGCCGGCCGCGGCGCGCCGCCGACCGAACGCCCGCTGCCCGACGCGGGCGACGGCGCGGAGCGGGCCCTCGCGGAGTTCGCGGAGCGGTGGCTGCCACTGTTCTCGGCGAGCGCGGGCCCCCGCTACCTCGGGTTCGTCACCGGCGGCGCCACTCCGGCGGCGCTGGCGGGCGACTGGCTGGCCGCCGCCGTGGACCACAACACGATGTCCTCCCTCGACGGCGCGGGCCATCTGCTGGAGCGGGCGACGGTCGCCTGGCTGCGGGACCTGTTCGGCCTGCCGACGGCGCACGAGGGTGCTTTCGTCAGCGGGGCCACCATGTCGAACACGGTCGGTCTCGCCGTCGCCCGCGAGTGGCTCGGCGAGCAGCGGGGTGTCCTGGTCGCGCAGGAGGGCGTGGCCGCGCTCGGGCCCGTCCGGGTCCTGTCCGCCACACCGCACTCCAGTGTGTCCAAGGCCCTGTCGGTGCTGGGGTTCGGGCGGGCGGCGCTGCGGACGGTGCCGACGCTGCCGGGGCGGGAGGCCGTGGACCCGGCCGCGCTGGAGCGCGCGCTCGCCGCGTCGGACGATCCGTGCGTGGTGGTGGCGAACGCCGGGACGGTCAACACCGCGGACTTCGACGACCTGCGCGCGGTGGCGGCGCTCAAGGAGCGGCACCGTTTCTGGCTGCACGTGGACGGCGCGTTCGGTGGCTTCGCGTCGCTCTCGCCCCGGTTCGCCGCGCTGACGGCGGGCCTGGATGCGGCGGACTCGGTCTGCGTCGACCTGCACAAGTGGCTGAACGTGCCGTACGACAGCGCGGTGCAGTTCACCCGGCGCCGGGATCTTCAGGCGCGGGTGTTCCAGAACGCGGCCGCCTATCTGGGCCCGCTCGGTGACACCCCGGACTTCTCGCACCTGACCCCGGAGAACTCCCGCCGGCTGCGGGCCCTCCCGGCCTGGTTCACACTGCGCGCGTACGGCCGGGAGGGCTATCGGGAGATCGTGGAGCGGTGCGCGGACAGCGCGGCGGCACTCGGCGCGGCCGTCGAGGCGCTGCCGGGGCTGCGACTGCTCGCCCCGGTGCGGCTGAACGTGGTGTGTTTCACGCTCACCGAGGATCCGACGGCACGCCGCCTCGCGGAGCTCGCGGAGGCGCTCTCCCCGGACGCGTTCGTCACCCCGACCGTGCTGGACGGTGTGCCCGCTCTGCGGGCCGCCTTCAGCAACTGGCGTACGACGGCGGCCGACGTACGCCACATCGCCGACGCGCTGGCCCGGCTGGTGTGACGTCGTCGGCGTCCCGCCCGGGCCCGACGACGGCACACCGCGGCGGCGCGTTCAGTCGGAGTCGGGCGAGGCGACCGTGTCCTTCACGAACTCCGTCGTGAAGGTCTTTTCCATGTCGACGTCCACGTCCCGCAGGTTCGGGTCGAACGTGGACAGGACGCGCTCGACGGTCATGGGGCCGTCGGGCGGCATCACACCGTCCGTGGTGAACATCGGCAGGGTGTTCTTGATGGACTGCGCGTACAGCTTCGCACCGCCGCCCTGCTGGTAGTCCGCCGGCATCTTGGCGGCGATCGCCTCCGGAGTGTGCGAGGACATCCAGCGCAGGGTCCGCACGAACGCGCGGGCCAGCCTGCGCACGGTGTCCTTGTGGCCGTTGACCCAGGCGGTGTTCATGTAGAGGCTCGACGACGGGTAGAGACCGCCGAGCGCGGCCCGGGAGCCGTCGGGGGTGCGCATGTCGACGAGGACCGATCCGGCCTTCTTCTGCAGGAGGGTGGAGACGGTCGGCTCGGTCGTCATCCCGCCCTGGATGGAGCCCTGCTGGAGCGCGGAGATGAACGTCTGGCCGGCGCCGACCGCGACCGGGGTGAAATCGCTCGTCTTCAGACCCTCGTGCACGGCGAGGTACTTGGTCAGGAAGTCCGTCGACGAGCCGAGCCCGGTGACGCCCAGCTTCTTGCCCTTGAAGTCCTCGGGACCCTTCACCCCGGCGGCGGCCTTGTTCGAGACGACCTCCACCTCGCCCGGTGCCTGCGCCAGCTGCACCACCGACTCGACGTGCTTGCCCTTGGCCTGGAGGTCGAGGGTGTGGTCGTAGAAACCGACGGTGCCCTGGACGTCGCCGGAGACCAGCGCCGTCTCGGCCTGCACTCCCGCCGACTCCGTCAGCAACTGGACGTCGACGCCCTCGGCCTTGAAGTAGCCGAGCCGCTGCGTGAGCATCGCGGGCAGATAGATGACCTTGTCCAGGCCACCCACCATGATCTTGACCTTGCCGCCGCCACCCGCGGAGTCCGCCCCGCCGGACGAGTCGTCGGCGCACGCGGAGAGGGCGGTGAGGGCGAGTACGCCGGTGACGGCGACGGCGGCCCTGGCCGCGCGGCCGGTGGGGATCAGGGAACTGCGCATGGGGGGTCACGTCCTTGTGAAGTGCGAAGTCTGAAGTGTGCGGCCCTCGAATGGGGGGTCTGTGAGGATCACGCGGGAGGTGTGCGGCGGGGGTGTGCGGGTGTGGCGGAATCGTCCCGGCCCACCACCGCTCCGGCCGCTGTGCTCAGCGCCCGTCGCCCGCGACCGGGGCCTTCCAGCGGAACAACCGCCGCTCCAGGAAGGTCAGCAGCCCCTCGGCAAGCAACGCGACGACCGCGAGGATGACCATCGCCGCGTACACACCCGCCGCGTTGAAGCTGCCCTGGGCGGCCGACACCAGCAGGCCGAGCCCCTTGGTCGCCCCGATGTACTCGCCGACGATCGCGCCGATCAGCGCGAACCCGAAACTGACGTGCAGGCTGGTGAAGATCCACGAAGTGGCCGAGGGGATGACGACCTGGTACGTGACCTGCCGGTTGCTCGCACCGAGGATCCGCGCACCGTCGACGAGCCGCCGGTCCACCTCCCGGGCGCCCTGGAAGGCGTTGAAGAACACCGGGAAGAAGACGAGTACGACCGCGGAGGCGACCTTCGAGGCCGGTCCGAGGCCGAACCAGATCAGGAAGATCGGCGCGAGCACGATCCGCGGCAGCGCGTTGAGGACCTTGATGTACGGTCCGAGCACATCGGCGAGGAACCGGACCCGGCCGAGCGCGATGCCGAGCACCACGCCGCCGAACACTCCGGCGAGCCAGCCGAGCAGCGCCTCGTACAGCGTGTACCAGACCTGCTGCGCCAGGGAACCCTGCGCGGTGCCCTCGGTGATCCACGTCCAGATCTGCGACCAGATCCTCGACGGCATCGAGAAGTTGAACGGATCGATGATCCCGGCGCGGGCGAAGGCCTCCCACAGTGAGACGACGGCGACCAGCACCAGGACCCGGGTGCCCTGCACCAGCCAGGAGCGGCGGCGTGCGGCGCGGGCCCTGGCACGCGTGCGGCGGTCCGCCGGGACGGCCGCACCCTTCGCGAGGACGGCCTCCGCACGCGGTGTGTCAGGCGGCATGTCCCGCTCCCCTCTCACGCGTGATGCGGACCTCTTCGCCGAGCGAGGCCCAGATCTCCCGGTAGATGTCGGTGAACTCCCTTTCGAGCCTGACGGCTTCGACCCGGCGGGGGCGCGGCAGTCCGATCTCGAAGACCTCCTTGACGGTGGCGGGGCCCGCCGTCATCACGACCACCTTGTCGGCGAGGGCGATGGACTCCTCCAGGTCGTGGGTGACGAAGACGACGGACGCGCCGGTGCCCGACCACAACTGAAGGAGTTCGTCCGACATCAGCGCGCGGGTCTGTACGTCGAGGGCGGAGAACGGCTCGTCCATCAGGAGGATCTCCGGGTCGCACACGAGGGTCGCCGCGAGCGCCACGCGCTTGCGCTGGCCGCCGGAGAGCTGGTGCGGATAGCGGTCCTCGAACGCGCCGAGGCCGACGCGGTCCAGCCACTGCCGGGCCCGGTCCCGCGCCTCCGCCTTCGCCACGCCCCGAAAGCGCGGCCCGGCCATCACGTTCGACAGGGCGGTGCGCCAGGGGAACACCGCGTCCTGCTGGAAGACGAAACCGACCTCGGCCGCGATGCCCGTCACCGGTTCACCGCCGATCAGCACCTCGCCCTCGGTGGGTTCCTCCAGTCCGCTGACCAGGGTCAGCGTGGTCGACTTCCCACAGCCCGTGGGGCCGACCACGGCGACGAACTCGCCGCGGCCGACGGTCAGGTCAAGGTCGCGTACGGCGGTGTGCGGCTCACCCGAGGGGGTGCTGAACACCTTGCTGGCCGCCCGCAGTTCGATGGCGGGGCTCGTCCGACTGTTCATGGCGGCGACGCTAGGGGGCGGGGGTTGCGCCCGGGAGTCTTGAGCGCACAACCAGCGTTGTGCGCACAACTCGGCGTTCTGCGCGTTCTGCTCACCGCCCGCCCGGGAAAACCGGGACCGGGGCTGGGCAGGGCCCCCGGCTACGGTCTACGGTGCGGCGACGCGGGCGGGCGGCCGCCCCGACGGCGACGACGCCGGCACGACGGACGGAGGGTTCGCATGCGCGTGCGCTGGCCCCGCCGGGTCTTCGCCCAGGTGCTGCTGGTGCAGCTGGCCACCACCACCGGTGTGCTCATGCTGGTCACCGCTCTGTTCCTGGCGCCGCTGAGCAGCCAGCTGGACGACGGGTCGATGCGGCAGGCCCTGTCCATCGCCCAGACGACGGCCGCCGACCCGGCGCTCACGCGCGAACTGGTCACCACGCGCCCGAGCCCGGGCGGCCCGGTACAGGCGGAGGCGGACCGGATCAGGCGCTCCACCGGCGCCCTGTACATCGTCGTGATGGACCGGCGCGGTGTCCGCTGGTCGCACACGGACACCGACCGGATCGGTGAGCGCGTGTCCACCGACCCCAGCGGCGCGCTCGCCGGGCGGGACGTCATGGACATCGAGCGCGGCACGCTCGGCCTCTCGGCCCGCGGCAAGGCGCCGCTGCGCGACGCGCACGGCCGGGTCGTCGGGGCGGTGTCGGTCGGGATGGCGTACGACAGTGTGCGGGGCCGGCTGATGAGCGCGCTGCGCGGACTGCTCCTGTACGCGGGGGCCGCCCTGGCGGCAGGCGCGCTGGCCGCGTACGCCGTGTCGCGACGGCTGCAACGCCGCACGCACGGGCTGGCGTTCGCGGACATCTCGGCGCTGCTGGACGAGCGTGAGGCCATGCTGCACGGCATCCGCGAGGGGGTGGTGGCGCTGGACGGGCACGGCAGGGTGCGGCTCGTCAACGACGAGGCGCAGCGGCTGCTCGGGATCGGCCCCGACACGGCCGGCCGGGGCCTCGACGAGGTACTGCCGCCGGGCCGTACCGCCGACGTGCTGACGGGCCGGGTCGGCGGTGCGGACCTGCTGACGGTGTCCGGCGAGCGGGTGCTGGTCGCCAACCGGATGCCGGTAGGGGACGGCGGGGCCGTCGCCACCCTGCGGGACCGCACCGAACTGGAGCTGCTGGGAAGGGAGCTGGACAGCACGCACGGCCTGCTCGACGCGCTGCGGGCCCAGGACCACGAGCACGCCAACCGGCTGCACACCCTGCTCGGGCTGCTGGAGCTCGGGCTGTACGAGGAGGCGGCGCAGTTCGTGGCCGACGTGTCCCGGGCGCACCGGGCGTCGGCGGAACAGGTCGCGGAGCGGGTGCGCGACCCGCTGCTCGCGGCGCTGCTGGTGGGCAAGTCCGCGGTCGCGGCGGAGCGCGGCGCCGTCCTGCGGATCGCCGCGGGCACCCGCCTCCGGGAGCGGGTGGTGGACCCGCGCGATCTGGTCACCGTGCTGGGCAACCTGATCGACAACGCGCTGGACGTGGCGCGGACGGTGGAGGTGGAGATGCGGGCGGAAAGCGGGGGAAGGACGGCCCTGGTGCGGGTGAGCGACGACGGGCCCGGGGTGCCGCCCGCGCTGCGCGAAGCGATCTTCGCGGAGGGCTGGACGACGAAGCGCTCCCCCGCGCACCGGGGGCGCGGGCTCGGCCTCGCGCTGGTGCGGCGGCTCGCCGAGCGGTACGGCGGGATGGCCCGCGTCACGGCACGTGCGGGCGGCGGCGCGGTCTTCACGGTGGTGCTGCCGGAGGCGCTCCTACCGGAGGCGCCCGGATCGGACGCGCGGGGTGCGCGGGAGCTCGTACCGGACGCGGTAGCGGACGGGCGAGGCGGGGACGTGCGGGAGCCGCGGTATCCGGAGGGAACAGGAGCACCGCGCACGCGTGACGGAACGACCACCGGTCGCGCCGCTTGTTCCGGCCCGGCCGATTCCGCTCCCGCCGGCCGGGAGGCTCGGCGGTGATCGACGTACTGGTCGTGGACGACGACTTCCGGGTGGCGGAGATCAACGCCGCCTATGTGGGCCGGGTGCCGGGCTTCCGCGTCGCCGCCCGCGCGCACACCGCGGCGCAGGCTCTGCTGACGCTGGAGCGGAACCGGATCGACCTGGTGCTGCTGGACCACTACCTGCCCGACGAGCCGGGCCTCGCACTGATCCGCCGGATGCGGCAGGCGGGGCACCACGCCGACGTCATCATGGTCACGGCGGCGCGCGACGTGGCGACGGTGAGCGCCGCGATGCGGCACGGCGCCCTGCAGTACCTGGTGAAACCGTTCAGCTTCAGCGGGCTGCGGGCCAAGCTGGAGAACTACGCGGCGCTGAACCGGACGCTGAACGCCGTGGGCGGGCACGGCGGCGAAGCGGGCCAGGAGCAGGTGGACCGGATCTTCGGGGCCCTTCGGCCGCCGCAGGGGCCGGCCTCGGCGCTGCCCAAGGGGCACTCGGCGCCCACCGCCGACCTCGTACGGCGGGTCCTGACAGGAGCGCCCGCGCCGCTGTCGGCCCACGAGGTGGCGGAGCGCGCGGGGATCAGCCGTTCGACGGCGCAGCGCTATCTCAAGGTCCTGGAGCGCGCTGGCCGGGTCGTCCTGACACTGCGTTACGGCGACACGGGCCGCCCGGAGCACCGCTACGGCTGGGCGCCGCGGGACTGAGTCCGGGCACCCTCCGCCGTGGCGGGGCGGGGCTCACCGCGCCGGGGGCGCGCCGTGGTCCAGGGCCCGGTTCAGGTTGATCGCCGCGCTGATCAGCGCGAGGTGGGTGAACGCCTGCGGGAAGTTGCCCAGATGCTCCCCGCTGAGCCCGATCTGCTCCGCGTACAGGCCGACGTGGCTGGAGTACGTGAACATCTTCTCCAGGGCCAGCCGCGCCTCCTCCAGCTGCCCCGAGCGGGTCAGGGCCTCCACCCACCAGAACGAGCAGATGGAGAAGGTGCCCTCGGTGCCCTCCAGTCCGTCGGGCGCCTGCCCGGGGTCGTAGCGGAAGACCAGGCTGTCCACCACCAGCCGCTCCCTGATGGCCTCGATCAGGCCGAGGAAGCGCGGGTCCGTGGGGGCGACGAACTTGACCATCGGCATCAGCAGCAGCGACGCGTCGAGGACCGGCGCGGCCGGGACGGGGGTGTCCTCCGCGATCGTCCGGGTGAAGGTGCCGGCGCCCTCGTGCCATCCGCGGTCCATGATCTGGTGGTAGATGCTGTCGCGCGCGGAGATCCAGCGGCCCAGGTCGCCGGGCAGGCCCCGCTGCCTGGCCATTCTGACCATGCGTTCCATGGCGACCCAGGACATCAGCCGCGAGTAGGTGTGGTTCACACGGCCCGCCCTGGTCTCCCAGATGCCCGCGTCGGGGGTGTCCCAGTGGTCGATGAGCCATTCCAGGATGGTGCACAGGTCGCTCCACGCCTCATGCGAGATGCCGGCCCCGTACTTGTTGAACAGGTAGACGGAGTCGATGAGTTCGCCGTAGATGTCGAGTTGTACCTGACCCGATGCGGCGTTGCCGACCCGGATGGGCGCCGAGCCCAGGTAACCCTCCCAGTGATCCAGCACCTCCTCGGGGAGGTCCGCGTGCCCGTCGATGGAGTACATGACGCGCAGGGGACCGCCCTCCAGATTTCCGCAGGCGCTCCGGAGCATGCGGGTCAGCCAGCCGACGAACGCGTCGGCTTCGTCCGTGAAGCCGAGGCGCAGGAGCGCGTAGAGGGAGAACGCGGCGTCCCTGACCCACACGTAACGGTAGTCCCAGTTGCGCGGGCCGCCGATGCGCTCGGGCAGGCCGAGCGTCGGCGCGGCGACGATGGCCCCGGTCGGTTCGTGGGTGAGGAGCTTGAGGGTGAGGGCGGAGCGGTGCACCATCTCCCGCCAACGCCCCGTGTACATGGACTGCTTGAGCCACCCGCGCCAGAAATGCACGGTCTGCTCGAAGAGTTCGTGGACGACGGACGGCTCGGGGCAGGGTACGGGGTCCCGTCCCGCGTCGGACGCGGGCCCGGGCTCCAGCACGAACAGCGCCGTCCCGCCCTTCTCCAGGGTGAAATCGGCGGTGACGTCGACGCCGTCCACGCCGAGCGGCACCGTCGAGCGCAGCGCCAGAGAAAGCGCGTTGCCGGTGAAGCGCACCCCCTCCGGGTAGCGCTCGACACGGTGCCTCTCCCGCCCGTAGTCGAAGCGCGGGGCGACCCGCACGGCGAGATCGACCGAGCCGCGCACATTCACCACCCGCCGGGTCAGGCGCTGTACGTGGTCCGGATCGTGCGCGCGCACGATCGGCATGAAGTCGTGGATCTCGACGATGCCGGTGTCCGTGTGCATGCGGGTGATCAGGATGTTGGTGTCGGGGAAGTAGAACTGCCGGCGCCTGATGTGGCCGGCGGAGACCGCGGTGATCTCCCAGTGACCCCCGCGTCGCGCGTCGAGGAGCGAGCCGAAGACGCTCGGTGAGTCGAACCGCGGTGCGCAGAACCAGTCGATACATCCACCGGTCGTGACCAGGGCGGCCGTCCGCAGATCCCCGATCAGGCCGTGCTCACTGATCCGCGGGTAGCCGGGTGCCGCCGGTTCCCCGTCGGCACCCGCCTGCCCGAGGGGCCCCCGGTCTGTCGGCTCCATCTTTCGGAGTCTGCCCCAGTTCACGGCGGCACGCATCCGCTGCGGTGGCGGCGAGCGGCCCGACGTGGAGCGGATAGGGCCGTCCCTCCCACGCCGGTCGGGTACGGCCGTCCCCGGGCTGGAGAGCCGGGCCCCGCCCCCCGCGGGGCCCCGCCCCGTCCGGTGGCCGGGTCAGCCGGCGGCCCCCGGCGCCGCCGCGTCCGTGACCGTCCCGGCGGCCACCGCGGGGTCGGCGAGGGCGGACAGGACCGCCGCGGCGAGCGCCGTGCGCTCTGTCATGCCGTCGAGGCTGATGTACTCGTCCCGGGCGTGGGCGCCCGCGCCGACCGCACCGAAACCGTCGAGCACGGGCACGCCGAGCGCCGCGACGAAGTTGCCGTCACTGGCACCGCCGACGGCGCACTCGCGCAGGGTGAGACCCAGCGCTGCGGCGTGGTCGCGGGCGAGCGAGAACAGCCGGGCGTTGCCGGGCGTGCGGGACATGACGGGCCTGTTCCATCCGCCGCTCGTCTCCAGCCGGGCCCGGGCGTCGTGCGGACGCAGCGCGGCGAGCGCCCGGTCGATCCGGTCGGCCTCCGCGTCGTCCGACACGCGTACGTCGAGGTGGGCGACGGCCTGGCCCGCCGACACGTTGGCCCGGGTACCGCCCGTGACGATGCCCACGTTGACGGTGGTCCCGGCGTCGGCATCGCTCAGCGCGTGCAGGGACAGCACCGCTCGGGCGATCTCATCGACGGCGCTGACGCCCTTGGCGGGGTCGAGCCCGGCGTGTGCCTCCACGCCGGTCGCCGTGACCTGGAAGAGGCCGACGCCCTTGCGCGCGGTCTTGATGGCGCCGTCCGCCGACGCCTCGAAGACGAGGGCGGCCGGCACGCCCGCGGCGGCCGCCTCGATCACGGGGCGGGAGCCGGGGCTGCCGAGTTCCTCGTCCCCGTTGAGCACGAGCCGCAGGGGCGGACGCGGCAGGCCGAACGCGTCGAGTGCCCGCACCGCCCACAGGACCTGTACGAGGCCCGCCTTCATGTCGAAGACGCCGGGGCCCGTGGCCCGGTCACCGTCGACGGCGAACGGGCGCTCCGCGACGGTACCGCGGCTCCACACCGTGTCGTAGTGGCACAGCAGGAGGATCGGCGCGGCATCCTCGCCCGAGGGCGCGCCCTCGCCGGTCCTGGCGCCGGGCCAGTCCAGGACGAGGGTGTCGCCGTACGCGCCGCCGTCGGCGCGGTGCCGGGCGCTCGGAGTGCCGAGCACCTGCTCCAGCCACTGTTCGAGACCCGGCAGGGCCGCGTCCAGGCAGGCCTTGTCGTCGCTCGGGGTCTCGGTGTCGACGTAACGGGACAGTTCACCGAGCATGTCGGCGCGGTGCCCGGCGACCCAGGCGGTGATCTCCTCGGGCGCGACGGGCCGGGCGGGGGCCGTGGTGGGGGTGGGGGCCGTGGGGCGGGGTGTGGTGTTCAACGGTCACTTCCGGGTGTGGCGTGGCGGTACAGGTCTTCGAGGTTCTTCTCGTCCATGCGGCGCTCCCCCGACTCGACCTCGGCGAGCATCGTGAGCAGGCGGCTGAGTACCGGTACCGGGGTACCGAGGCGCTCCGCCGTCTCCCGGACGGGCCGGTAATGGTGGTGGACCTCCACCGGACGGTGGCGCACGGCGATGTCGCGCCAGATGCCGCTGCGGTCCTTGGCCTGCCCGGCGAGCCAGCCGACCAGGGTGTCGGTGGCCGCCTCCCGCTCGGCGGGCGGGACGCCGGGGAGATAGGGGGCGGGATCGAACGCGTCGAAGGCCTCAAGGCTCAGTCCGGCCGCCGTCGCGACGCCTTCGACCTCGGCCGCGAGCGCGTACATGAGGGGCCGGTGGGTGTCGATGATCCGTGCCATCGGGGCGTCCACCAGCGCCGTCGCGGTGAGCATCGCGCCGAAGGCGAGCTTGGACCAGAGGTAGCCCTCGACGTTGCCCGTCGCACGAGCGGGGCCCCAGGCCCCGAGGTCGCGGACGAGCGTGTGGACGCGCTCGCTCGGTGTGCCGTCGAGTTCGCCGACGACGA
Encoded proteins:
- a CDS encoding sensor histidine kinase, with product MRVRWPRRVFAQVLLVQLATTTGVLMLVTALFLAPLSSQLDDGSMRQALSIAQTTAADPALTRELVTTRPSPGGPVQAEADRIRRSTGALYIVVMDRRGVRWSHTDTDRIGERVSTDPSGALAGRDVMDIERGTLGLSARGKAPLRDAHGRVVGAVSVGMAYDSVRGRLMSALRGLLLYAGAALAAGALAAYAVSRRLQRRTHGLAFADISALLDEREAMLHGIREGVVALDGHGRVRLVNDEAQRLLGIGPDTAGRGLDEVLPPGRTADVLTGRVGGADLLTVSGERVLVANRMPVGDGGAVATLRDRTELELLGRELDSTHGLLDALRAQDHEHANRLHTLLGLLELGLYEEAAQFVADVSRAHRASAEQVAERVRDPLLAALLVGKSAVAAERGAVLRIAAGTRLRERVVDPRDLVTVLGNLIDNALDVARTVEVEMRAESGGRTALVRVSDDGPGVPPALREAIFAEGWTTKRSPAHRGRGLGLALVRRLAERYGGMARVTARAGGGAVFTVVLPEALLPEAPGSDARGARELVPDAVADGRGGDVREPRYPEGTGAPRTRDGTTTGRAACSGPADSAPAGREARR
- a CDS encoding response regulator, giving the protein MIDVLVVDDDFRVAEINAAYVGRVPGFRVAARAHTAAQALLTLERNRIDLVLLDHYLPDEPGLALIRRMRQAGHHADVIMVTAARDVATVSAAMRHGALQYLVKPFSFSGLRAKLENYAALNRTLNAVGGHGGEAGQEQVDRIFGALRPPQGPASALPKGHSAPTADLVRRVLTGAPAPLSAHEVAERAGISRSTAQRYLKVLERAGRVVLTLRYGDTGRPEHRYGWAPRD
- a CDS encoding glycoside hydrolase family 15 protein; this translates as MEPTDRGPLGQAGADGEPAAPGYPRISEHGLIGDLRTAALVTTGGCIDWFCAPRFDSPSVFGSLLDARRGGHWEITAVSAGHIRRRQFYFPDTNILITRMHTDTGIVEIHDFMPIVRAHDPDHVQRLTRRVVNVRGSVDLAVRVAPRFDYGRERHRVERYPEGVRFTGNALSLALRSTVPLGVDGVDVTADFTLEKGGTALFVLEPGPASDAGRDPVPCPEPSVVHELFEQTVHFWRGWLKQSMYTGRWREMVHRSALTLKLLTHEPTGAIVAAPTLGLPERIGGPRNWDYRYVWVRDAAFSLYALLRLGFTDEADAFVGWLTRMLRSACGNLEGGPLRVMYSIDGHADLPEEVLDHWEGYLGSAPIRVGNAASGQVQLDIYGELIDSVYLFNKYGAGISHEAWSDLCTILEWLIDHWDTPDAGIWETRAGRVNHTYSRLMSWVAMERMVRMARQRGLPGDLGRWISARDSIYHQIMDRGWHEGAGTFTRTIAEDTPVPAAPVLDASLLLMPMVKFVAPTDPRFLGLIEAIRERLVVDSLVFRYDPGQAPDGLEGTEGTFSICSFWWVEALTRSGQLEEARLALEKMFTYSSHVGLYAEQIGLSGEHLGNFPQAFTHLALISAAINLNRALDHGAPPAR
- a CDS encoding M20 family metallopeptidase, giving the protein MNTTPRPTAPTPTTAPARPVAPEEITAWVAGHRADMLGELSRYVDTETPSDDKACLDAALPGLEQWLEQVLGTPSARHRADGGAYGDTLVLDWPGARTGEGAPSGEDAAPILLLCHYDTVWSRGTVAERPFAVDGDRATGPGVFDMKAGLVQVLWAVRALDAFGLPRPPLRLVLNGDEELGSPGSRPVIEAAAAGVPAALVFEASADGAIKTARKGVGLFQVTATGVEAHAGLDPAKGVSAVDEIARAVLSLHALSDADAGTTVNVGIVTGGTRANVSAGQAVAHLDVRVSDDAEADRIDRALAALRPHDARARLETSGGWNRPVMSRTPGNARLFSLARDHAAALGLTLRECAVGGASDGNFVAALGVPVLDGFGAVGAGAHARDEYISLDGMTERTALAAAVLSALADPAVAAGTVTDAAAPGAAG
- a CDS encoding ketopantoate reductase family protein, whose translation is MTADDDNTAPATYTVVGGGAIGGTLAFHLAEAGHTVHIVDTDPAHVAALREHGLTLQGPDGERTVPVLACAPDAVDHVPRHVLLCVKAQATETAADWLAPLLAADGYVVSLQNGLNERTIARRVGEHRTVGAFVNLFADAVAPGVVRDGGAGALVVGELDGTPSERVHTLVRDLGAWGPARATGNVEGYLWSKLAFGAMLTATALVDAPMARIIDTHRPLMYALAAEVEGVATAAGLSLEAFDAFDPAPYLPGVPPAEREAATDTLVGWLAGQAKDRSGIWRDIAVRHRPVEVHHHYRPVRETAERLGTPVPVLSRLLTMLAEVESGERRMDEKNLEDLYRHATPGSDR